TCACATTTTTCAAAAGCCTGCGTGCAAAAAAGTCTCAGACGGCTTTTTGCAAAAACCGCCATATTATTGAACATTAAAGTTGAATTATAAGTGTTTTTGCGCTAGGTTATCCCCAGCATGAGCAATTTAGGAAAACTGAAAAGACTTTCCGCTCAGGTTGACAAAGAATGGATATTTCTTTATACAGGTGCTTTGAACCGAAACGTTTATCCGGGCAGAGTGCCTAAAACCCGTACCATGCCTGTTAGCCGGATGGGAGGGGTCGGCCTGTCAGGGGATTAAAAGATTACAAAATTATTTTTCTGTGGAACAGGAGGACTGAACCAGGAACAGATAAGACCATAGATAGGGGATTTTGTAAGCAATGAGCAAATAGCTCGCATTTTTTTGTGGAGTGGCACAGAGCCGCTTAACCTTAACACGTGTTAGGAGATGAAACTTATGGCACTAGCAGGATTTGACAAACAGTATTATCTTGAGCAGAAGCTTGCGGCTCTGCAAGCCGTGGAATCCGAGTGGAACACCAAGACCGTAGCGGATCTTGAGGCAACCCTCGACAACGTTTTCGGCCTCACCGCCGAAGAGCACTATCAGCAGTACGGCTGGGCTGAAGGCTTGGCCCCTAACCAGTACTTCAATGCTGAAGAGTACAAACTTGCCAAAGCGGAGCAGCTCTTTGACCAGAACCTCTACCTGAGTGTCGAAGATGCCGTTGAGGCATTTGAAACAGCTTGGCAACAAGATCCTTACCTGCATTATTTGCAGTACGGTGCCGGCGAGAGCATCAACCCTTCCAATGCGTTTGATGCGTCTCAGTATTTCGCCGACAAGCTTGCTGATCTTCAGGCGGAAGATCCTGAGACCTACGCGGACTGGACTGCCGAAGACGTGCAGAATGCCTTCTTGGATGCCGGTCTGACAGCGATTCAGCACTACGTAGAGTACGGGATGGATGAAGGTCTGACGATTACGGCCGTACCCGAGGATGAGCAGGTGGATGCCGGTGACACGACTCCGACTGAAGGTGAGACTTTCACGCTGACTACAGGTATCGATGATTTCACAGGTACTGCAGGCAACGATACATTCATCGCAGAGGATGTTGACGTTAGCGGTACTCAAGTGCAAACATTCAAGGCGCTTGACAGCATTGATGGTGGCGACGGCACAGATACTTTTACAATTTATGACCAGACCAGCGCTATTTCCGCAACAACTGCAAATGTAGCTAATGTTGAAACCGTCAATGTAAAAGGTGCTGCAGCAGTTACTGTAACCTCGACTGGCTGGACTGGCCTTGAATCACTTAACGTTCAGCAGGCTGGTGGTGCCGTCACTTTAACTGCGGCAAGCACGACAGACGTTACCGCAACAGGTTTGGGTGACTTTGCAACCACAATCGCAAGCGGTAAGTCAGCAACGGTAACCCAGAAGATGGACGCTGCTGGTGACTCTATCGTTATCGACAAAGTCGGTGACGTAACCGTTACTGCAACTGATTCAGCCGCAGCAGCTGGTGGCATTGCAATCGGTGGTACCACTGCAGTAACAGGTGAAGTCAATGTAACTTCCACAAGTGCTGATATTGTTGGCGGTACCGGTGCTGTTGCAATGGATACGATTGCTGTAACTGGTGGCACAACAGTAAATGTAACTCAGGATGCTAACTCTGTTTCTGGTGATGTAGCAACCGCCGCAATTGTTACAGATGTTGTAACTCAAGGTGCCGTAACAGTAATTGGTGGTAACGCAACAACTACCGTCAATGTTGTTCAAGATGATCAAGTTACCGCTAAAGCAGCGGCGGCTGGCGTAGATGCTGTTAAGCAGACTCAAACCGTGACCTTCACTGCTATGGGTAAAGGTGATGATGTAACAGTAAATGGTTTGACGTTTACTGCATCAAAGGCACTTACTGCTCAGGAAGTCGCTCAAGCTTTTGAAAACTTGACTGCAGCTGATACCCAGGATGATGGTGGTCCTACTGCCAATGGTTATTACACTGGATCATTTAATACTTTGGCGTTTACCAGTGGTGCAGCAGAGGGTGCAACGGTCACTCTTTCTGAAGTAACGGCTGGTACAAATGCTGCCTTGGTTGCTACCGCATTCACAGACGCTGGTGGCGATAGCACTATCACTGCCGCTCCTACTGTAGCCGCAGGTGTTGCCGGTGTTGCTAAAACACCTGCTGTAACAGGTGTGGCAGGTGTAGTCAACGGTGCGGTTGTTATTGACGATAATGCAACAGCAAGTATTACTGATATTACCGTTGACGGTTATTCAGCTGGCGCAACTCTTGGTGGTGGCGCTCCGCTTGACGCACTCACCAGCTTGACACTGAAAAACTCAGGGGCAGGTGGTGCAACTGTTGATACAGACTCTACTGGTTCTCTTGCTCTTACCCTCGACGATGTAGACGGAACTGTAAACCTAGATACAGGTGGCGCAACCCTCACTGGTTTGACCATTAACACAGAAGGTGTTGCTTCTACCGGTGCAATCACAGCCGCAGCTGCAACATCGGTAACAATCAACGCTGAAGCTAATCTGTCTGGTGCTTCTACATTCACCGCAGCAACAGCATTCGACATCAACGGTTCAGCTAAAGTTGACTTGACTGGTGCTACGACAAATGCTGCTACTCTTGAAACCATCAACGCTGCAGATAATACCGGTGGAGTAACCGTTGTTCTTGGCGCTACAAATGCTGTTGCCTTTACAGGCGGTTCAGGAAAAGATTCTCTGACACTGGGTAACACCGCTATTGCAACCGGCGACAATATTGATATGGGCGCTGGAGACGATACCCTTGCCATCGCAGCAGGTACGACAGCAACGACTATCGTTGGTAGCGTAACAGGTGGTGACGGAACCGATACTCTGTCAATGGGCTATGCAGATGCAATCAACACTGCTCTTTCTGCAAGCACCGCATTTGACGCTGAGGTTCTTGGGTTTGAGCGTTTGCTTATCAGTGACGTTGCTACTGATAATGATGCAGCGAGCACTACTACGTTCACAGTTGACTTGGCAAATCTAACTTACGATTATGTGACTGTGAATGGTACTGCGGATGCTGATGAAGCGGACACTCTTGCGCTAACTAATATGGCAGCGAATAGCACTGTAGCTTTTGGCACGGGTGTGGGGACTAACGCCGGCAATGATGTCTACACTGTTGCACTCGCTGACGCAACAGGCACTGCAGACTCTATCAACTACGTACTTGCCTCAACAAATGAGACAAGTGCAACAAAAGTTGCAGATAATACGCCTGGTACGGCAAACAACGCAGGTACGATCACTGCCGACGCAATTGAGACCTTCAATATCAGTTCAACCGCTGTAGACGCTGATGGTGCGACTAACGTTATCACTGCAAATGGTAATGCGGTTACATCAATCAATATCTCAGGGAATGCAGGCGTTAACCTGACTTCAACTGCAACAACGTTGAAAGCCATTGATGCATCAGCTCTGACTGCGGGTGGTCTGACTTTCTCGGCTGCAAATTCAGAAATGGTTATCGACGGAGGTGCTGGCATTGACACAATCAGCATTGCAGCAACCGCTGATAAAGCTGATGTTAGTGGTGGTGAAGGCAAAGATGTTTTCAATATCGCTGCAGGTGCTGATCTTGTCACAATTGATGGTGGCGCTGGCGCTGATACCTTTAACTTTGCTGGGGCAAGCACAAATAAGAGTAACTACACTGTAATTGAAGGTGTGGATTCTGGAGACACCTTTGTAGTTACTGGTGCAACCTCATTCTCAGCTACTGAGATTACATTGGCACAAGGTGCAACTGAATCAACTCAGGCGTATCTTGATCAAGCAATGACTGATCTTGGCGCTAATGCCTTGGGATGGTTCCAGTATAATGGAAACACTTTCATTGCTGCAGATCTTGGAGCTGATAGTGCCAACTCTTTCGCTGATGGTACTGATGGAGTTATTATGCTGACAGGTCTTGTTGATCTGTCTACAGCGTCCTTCAACGTTACTAGTGGAGCGCTTGAAATCGCTTAATTCTACCCTAAGCGGTAGCAATGCCTTAAGGCTCTAAATCCTTGAGGTTAAAGCAAAACGTCCCCCGTCCTTCTTCATTGAGGGGCGGGGGCTTTTTTTGTTGTTGTAGCCTGTCTGCGTAGTTAGGGGAGAAGCTAATGGCTAAGCCGCGTTACTCACAAATAGATCTTGATGAAACCTCTTGGTATCATGTTGTCTCACGGTGTGTGCGACGTGCATTTTTATGTGGGGTTGACCATATAACAGGTCAAAGCAGAAAATAAAATGGACAGGCATTTAAAAATTGACAGCTTTTTTGCTTTGTTGTAGCCTGTCTGTGTAGTTAGGGGAGAAGCTAATGGCTAAGCCGCGTTACTCACAAATATATCTTGATGAAACCCCTTGGTATCATGTTGTCTCACGGTGTGTGCGACGTGCATTTTTATGTGGGGTTGACCATATAACAGGTCAAAGCTACGAGCATCGACGAGAGTGGGTGGCGGGGCGCATTCAACAGTTAGCGTCTATCTTTACCATTGATGTTGCTGCTTACGCGATCATGCATAACCATTATCATATTGTTGTGCGCGTAGATAATGAGCGTGTGGCTGATTTGACGACGGCAGAAGTTATAGAACGTTGGTCGAAGCTCTATAGCGGACCATTGCTTATTCGACGCTATCTGTCGAACCAGCGTGAGCACATGACCCAGGGTGAGTTGTTTCAGGTAGAGAAACTGGCTGATACCTATCGCCAGCGCCTTTGTGACCTTTCCTGGTTTATGAAGAATCTCAATGAGCACATTTCAAGACGTGCCAACGCCGAAGAAGATGTCAGAGGGCATTTCTGGGAGAGTCGCTATAAGTGCCAGGCGCTTCTGGATGAGCCTGCCTTGCTGGCAGCGATGGCTTATGTTGATCTTAATCCCATTCGTGCCGCCATTGCGGAAACACCAGAAGAAAGTGAATATACATCGGTTTTCAGGAGGGTTGGTGAGCTGCGCAATGAGTCGCCGTCGACCGTTGAGCTTCTTGAATCTGTAGAATCATCAGAAGATTATAACGCGCCAGTAGATCTTGGCCCCTCTTTGCCAAGGACTCCTTTTGCTCCTTTGATTCCGTTTGATCCTACAGAAACTCTGCCGACAAGTGTCCCTTTCGCGTTTGGTGATTATTTGGATTTGCTTGATACTGTTGGGCGTGCCGTGCATCCAGGAAAGAGGGGCTCTATCCCTGACGAGACACCTGCTATTCTAAATCGACTTGGTATCTCTTTGTCGGCGTTTATTGAGCATGCTGATAATTTTCTCCATTGCTTCGGACAGACTGTTGGTGCTCCTTCGCGTTTGATAGAGATCGCCGCCTCGCGTAATGTACGGTATCTGCGCGGTATGGCTAAGTCTAAGGCGCTGTTTGGGCGAGCTGTGTAGTTTTTCATTTTTTGCAGGAATGGGCGTTGCTCTTTTGGGGCCGTTTGGTTTTTGTCGGAGAGGTCTCGTGACTCTTGATTTGAGTAGTTTTGCAAAAGCCTTGCAATCGTTGAAAGAGGCGCTGAATGAGAGACGTTTATGTCAGGTCTGACCTAAGTTCAGCAGAATCTTATTCATGCTGGTGTGGCACAGAACGTTGAGTTCACCTTTGAGTTATCCTGAAAATTTATTCAGCGTTGGATCGGACTCAATAAATCTCCGGAAGATGCTGAACCGCGAAGTCGCAAAGATCTTTTCCGGATGGCGGCCATATATGGTTTGATTAAAGATCCAGTGCCTTGGTTTCGATACAGTGGGGCACGGAACTTGATTATGATGAGGTTAAAGCCAGAGAAGTTTATAGCGCCGCCGTACGGTCGCCGATGCCGATGCTTTGCTGAATGAGCTGCAGGCGACCAATGATTGATTTGCCTTCAGCTCAGCTTGAAGTGATTCTCCGAATATTGCGGTCACGAGTAGCGGATATAGAAGTCTGGGCGTTTGGTTCACGGGTGAATGGTACGGCAACGGCTTATTCCGATCTTGATTTGGTTCTTGTCGATTCAAACCCCGTTGAGAATCAGTTACTCTGGGCGCTTAAAGATGATTTTTCTGAATCGGATCTGCCAATACTGATCGATTTGCTCGACTGGCAGACGATAAGTCCAGAATTTCAAGCAATTATCAAGCGGAATTATGTTGTTCTCCAATCTCCCGAACCAAAACAACTTGGCCGGGTGCCGAGCAGCTTTCTGAAAATAAGACATTAAGCTGATCTGCGTATCATGGCCGATGCTTGCAGAACACGGGGGCCATCATTGGTAAAATCCACATCTTACATGCCCCTTTCCTAAAAAAAACTTTGCTGATAAACCTTGTAGCGTTATGCTTGCCAAGGTCAGCTTTTGCCTCCTGGTACCCAGGTGGTTTGCACTCAAGACTCTTATTAACGTTGTCATTAACCGTGTAACATAAAAAAAACAATTGGCATGCCAACGAAGGATTGTCTTAAAGCACTGTATGGTGAGGGTCATAGAGAGCTTACGTTGTAAATCGGGAAGGTAACATGAGTTATGGTTGTCGCTCGGGATCTTAATTATTTGTATCATCAAACGCCTGTTGCAACTGGCTATGATGGTGTTGTGCGTCTTGTTTCTAATGGGTTTTATGGGACTGGAGCACTGCTCTATAGTGGTAACGCCATTCTCACAGCAGCCCATCTGTTCATGGATGATGACGGCAACTTGTCTGATGATGCTGTCACGTATTTTGAGACTAGCGATGGGAAGACCAGTCTGACTTCAACCAATTACCGAATCCATCCTGATTATGACCCCGTGGATGGAAACAATGATTTGGCCATCGTTTTCTTACCTGAAATGGCTGACGTTAGTGCTGATCGTTATCAGATTTATCGTGAGAGTGACGAAGCTGGACAACAGGCGATTCTGGTTGGTTACGGTAGAAGCGGTACCGGCTTGACAGGTTATGATCCCTCTTCGGTTCCGGAACGTTACAAGGCGCTTAATACGCTTGATATAAGCGCTGGAGAGTTTTTAGATGCTTTGGGACGCTCTTTGGCCTGGGTCCCTGATGGCGACTCATTGCTGTTGGCTGATTTTGACAGTGGTTCTGTGACCAATGACATCATCGGTCACATGACAGGACTGTCTGATTTAGGGACCGGTATCTATGAGGGGCTCATTGCTCCCGGCGACAGTGGGGGGCCTGCGTTTATTGATGGCCGGATTGCCGGTGTCAGTAATTACACCGTACGACTCGAGGGCTCCTATGAGTCCGCTGATGTTGACAACGAACTCAACTCCAGCTTTGGTGAAATGGCTTTTTGGTTTCGTGTCAGTTCAGAGCAACAGTGGATCGATCAAACGGTTCGCGCCAGCTATCCTGACGCACCGCAAAGTCCTGAAGAGGTGATAAAGCAGGTTGAGGAGGGCAATGACGGCACCTGCTTGTTTTATTTTCTTGTGCAGTTTCACGGTGAGCGAGACTCGGTGGATCAGGTTCTTTCCATCGACTATGCAACGCGAAATGGTTCTGCTCTTGCTGCCGAGGACTATTTACCCGTCAGCGGGACTCTCAACCTTTACCCTGATGAAACACAGGCCGTAATTGCTGTTGAGGTTATCGGTGACAGTGTCGTCGAAGATGATGAAACCTTTTATCTTGATATCTTTAATCCCCAGGGTGGCACTTTTGCCGGAGGTGTAGATACCCTCAGTGCCATGCGAACCATACTCAATGACGATGGATGGGCTTAAGGCTAGCTGTGCAACTCGACGCTGTACTGGTTTTTTTTGACACAGGCTGAAACCTGGCGTTCTGGTTGTTCCCTTCTTTCTCTTGCGCCACTATTTTTTTCGACGGAACCTTTTTTGCAAAAAGCTAAGGACGCATTTTGCAATGACCTCTACGACTTTAATTTAAGGAGTTTTTTTGATGCCTGAGATTTACCCGATTACTGTTGAGCGTTATGGGAAGAAACATTTGTTGCCCATTTCCTCATGGGAGTTTGTGGCCCAACAGAATCTGGCTCCCCTTGTCCCGGCCGAGTTTTCTGAAGCGGCTCATTGTTTTCCTATTGTGTTTGTTGAGAAGGAACAGAAGGTGACGGTTTGCGGGTTGTTGGGATTGAAGCCGGGGAAAAACCTGTTGCTGGATGCTGCAAATAAATGGCTGGTAGCGTATATCCCCGCAATTTTTCGTCGTTATCCTTTTCTTATGGCTCCTGTTGAGAATAAGCCCGATGAATTCGCGCTGTGTATTGATGAAGCCAGTGGCTTGATTGCTGATGAGGGCGGCGCTGCCTTGTTTGATGATGGCCAGCAGACAGAATTCTTGAAAAAGGCGATGCGCTTTGTCTCGGAATTCCAGAAGCAACTTCCGAGTGCCGAAATGTTTTGTCATTTACTTAAAGAGTTTGATCTGCTTGTGCCATGGCAAATTAGTATGCAGGAGCAAGATAAAAAGGTAAATCTTGGCGGGATACTGCGTGTTGATGAGGATCGGTTGCAGACATTGTCTGACGAGGACTTTATGACCCTGCGGAACAAAGGGGTGTTGCCGCTGATCTACGCCCACCTGTTTTCGCTGTCGACGTTGCGCGTGTTACTAAATAAGTTTGAGTCATCGTTGCTGAGTAAAGTCGATAGCTCTACTGGAACAAGTGGGTTGCCTGAAAGTTTTTCTTTTTAGTTGTGAATAGGCGCGAATTATATTGCCGATCTGATGCGTTGATCTTTTTGTTATAATTGTTGCGTTGCAGGAGGGCTTTCAATAGAGGGGGCCCTCTATTTTTTATGTCCTGAAGTTGTTGAGGCAGGAGGGGAAATGGAGCATCGATCGCCTGAAAAGGCTTTCATCGACTGGTTTAATCGCCTGTCCAGAGAGCAGCGACACACACTGGCCCATCTTTATATCATTATGACCAGTGCGGACAGTGGCGATTTTGCTTTGTCGGGGGGGGAATCATTAAACCGGTTTGAAGAGGAGTTGGTGGCCCCTGAATTTCCCATTCGGCGCATATCTCGTCTGTTGATAATTAAAGGGGTCTTCAACTTTATTTTTTCTGATACATCTTTTATTGTCACCCATTC
This region of uncultured Desulfuromonas sp. genomic DNA includes:
- a CDS encoding nucleotidyltransferase domain-containing protein, producing the protein MIDLPSAQLEVILRILRSRVADIEVWAFGSRVNGTATAYSDLDLVLVDSNPVENQLLWALKDDFSESDLPILIDLLDWQTISPEFQAIIKRNYVVLQSPEPKQLGRVPSSFLKIRH
- a CDS encoding SapC family protein, which gives rise to MPEIYPITVERYGKKHLLPISSWEFVAQQNLAPLVPAEFSEAAHCFPIVFVEKEQKVTVCGLLGLKPGKNLLLDAANKWLVAYIPAIFRRYPFLMAPVENKPDEFALCIDEASGLIADEGGAALFDDGQQTEFLKKAMRFVSEFQKQLPSAEMFCHLLKEFDLLVPWQISMQEQDKKVNLGGILRVDEDRLQTLSDEDFMTLRNKGVLPLIYAHLFSLSTLRVLLNKFESSLLSKVDSSTGTSGLPESFSF
- a CDS encoding transposase encodes the protein MAKPRYSQIYLDETPWYHVVSRCVRRAFLCGVDHITGQSYEHRREWVAGRIQQLASIFTIDVAAYAIMHNHYHIVVRVDNERVADLTTAEVIERWSKLYSGPLLIRRYLSNQREHMTQGELFQVEKLADTYRQRLCDLSWFMKNLNEHISRRANAEEDVRGHFWESRYKCQALLDEPALLAAMAYVDLNPIRAAIAETPEESEYTSVFRRVGELRNESPSTVELLESVESSEDYNAPVDLGPSLPRTPFAPLIPFDPTETLPTSVPFAFGDYLDLLDTVGRAVHPGKRGSIPDETPAILNRLGISLSAFIEHADNFLHCFGQTVGAPSRLIEIAASRNVRYLRGMAKSKALFGRAV
- a CDS encoding trypsin-like serine protease, which gives rise to MVVARDLNYLYHQTPVATGYDGVVRLVSNGFYGTGALLYSGNAILTAAHLFMDDDGNLSDDAVTYFETSDGKTSLTSTNYRIHPDYDPVDGNNDLAIVFLPEMADVSADRYQIYRESDEAGQQAILVGYGRSGTGLTGYDPSSVPERYKALNTLDISAGEFLDALGRSLAWVPDGDSLLLADFDSGSVTNDIIGHMTGLSDLGTGIYEGLIAPGDSGGPAFIDGRIAGVSNYTVRLEGSYESADVDNELNSSFGEMAFWFRVSSEQQWIDQTVRASYPDAPQSPEEVIKQVEEGNDGTCLFYFLVQFHGERDSVDQVLSIDYATRNGSALAAEDYLPVSGTLNLYPDETQAVIAVEVIGDSVVEDDETFYLDIFNPQGGTFAGGVDTLSAMRTILNDDGWA